The following are from one region of the Candidatus Binatia bacterium genome:
- a CDS encoding SMP-30/gluconolactonase/LRE family protein — translation MQRLIAVVTVVAMSSMTTDLRAETAGIIGCEPVGEMTPHCGFKNPEDLVALPGGRFLLLSEMGSMLDASVEGELSVFDIVQGKRLPLEIRWNPNGENWADPECAVPQILNPHGIDLLRRPDGRLALFAVNHGGREAVEVFELIENRGSWTAVWRGCALPPGDPLLNDVTALPDGGFATTHMWDKDSFTPVLGFKLLLGLDTGWVWEWRPDSGFTQIAGTEGSMPNGIASSADGHLLYIDYYTENRAVRFDRTTGEVVGEFEISQPDNVVIDENGQLWIAGHHQFIGNPDCAGIEGACPWKYTVARVDPTTMEGKVVLEHEGPPMGFATVALPVGDRLFLGTAEGDRIVSMPRPAD, via the coding sequence ATGCAAAGGCTGATCGCTGTGGTGACCGTGGTCGCCATGAGCTCGATGACGACGGATCTGCGCGCCGAGACCGCCGGCATCATCGGATGTGAGCCCGTAGGGGAGATGACACCGCATTGCGGCTTCAAGAACCCGGAGGACCTGGTCGCCCTCCCCGGTGGAAGGTTCCTGCTGCTTTCCGAGATGGGGTCGATGCTCGACGCGAGTGTGGAGGGGGAGCTTTCTGTCTTCGACATAGTTCAGGGGAAGCGGCTCCCGCTGGAAATCCGTTGGAACCCGAACGGGGAGAACTGGGCCGATCCGGAATGCGCGGTGCCTCAGATCCTCAACCCCCACGGAATCGACCTGTTGCGTCGCCCGGATGGGCGGCTCGCGCTGTTCGCGGTGAACCACGGGGGACGGGAAGCGGTAGAGGTCTTCGAATTGATCGAGAACCGCGGATCGTGGACGGCGGTTTGGCGGGGCTGCGCGCTCCCTCCGGGCGATCCACTGCTCAATGACGTGACGGCCCTTCCGGATGGGGGCTTCGCTACCACGCACATGTGGGACAAGGACAGTTTTACGCCGGTGCTGGGGTTCAAGCTCCTCCTCGGCCTCGACACCGGTTGGGTCTGGGAGTGGAGGCCGGATTCGGGGTTCACGCAGATCGCGGGGACGGAGGGCTCGATGCCAAACGGGATTGCCTCGTCGGCGGACGGACATCTCCTCTACATCGATTACTACACGGAGAACCGGGCGGTCCGATTCGATCGCACGACGGGTGAGGTCGTCGGTGAGTTCGAGATCTCACAGCCCGACAACGTGGTGATCGATGAGAACGGCCAGCTCTGGATCGCCGGGCATCACCAGTTCATTGGCAACCCCGATTGCGCCGGAATCGAGGGTGCTTGCCCGTGGAAGTACACTGTCGCACGCGTCGACCCGACAACCATGGAGGGCAAGGTCGTTCTGGAGCACGAAGGTCCGCCCATGGGCTTCGCGACGGTCGCGCTCCCCGTGGGCGATCGATTGTTCCTCGGTACGGCGGAGGGGGACCGAATCGTGTCGATGCCGCGCCCGGCGGATTGA
- a CDS encoding LLM class F420-dependent oxidoreductase, with protein sequence MKFGLMFANVGPFGQPEMLTSFSQAAEAAGIESLWTVEHVAVPVGYESTYPYSPDGKMPGPENSPIPDPMLPLAFAAAVTKKIKFGTGILILPQRHPIYVAKEAATLDQLSSGRFMLGIGIGWLAEEFAALGVPFEDRASRTRECVDAIRTLWKDGAHAYDGKFFRWPAIESNPKPVQAGGVPIVVGGHTDISAKRAARYGDGFFPAMQDLAQVEHLKGVITAECTRLGRDPAEVELSVGAGFADLDYVKRCQDLGVARIGIAPMGFDMDSLSKGLDDLNDRILSKI encoded by the coding sequence ATGAAGTTCGGATTGATGTTCGCCAACGTCGGGCCCTTCGGGCAGCCGGAGATGCTCACCTCGTTCTCGCAGGCTGCCGAGGCCGCCGGAATCGAATCCCTCTGGACGGTCGAGCATGTCGCCGTCCCCGTCGGATACGAATCGACGTATCCGTACAGTCCGGACGGAAAGATGCCGGGCCCCGAGAACTCGCCGATCCCCGACCCCATGTTGCCTCTGGCGTTCGCAGCCGCGGTGACGAAGAAGATCAAGTTCGGAACCGGCATCTTGATCCTTCCTCAGCGGCATCCGATCTACGTGGCCAAAGAAGCGGCCACACTCGATCAGCTATCGAGTGGACGGTTCATGCTCGGCATCGGGATTGGGTGGCTCGCCGAGGAGTTTGCCGCTCTTGGCGTCCCCTTCGAAGATCGCGCCTCGCGCACTCGAGAGTGTGTCGACGCGATCCGCACGCTTTGGAAGGACGGTGCGCACGCGTACGACGGCAAATTCTTCCGTTGGCCTGCGATCGAGTCGAACCCGAAGCCCGTGCAAGCGGGCGGCGTGCCCATCGTCGTCGGAGGACATACCGACATCTCAGCCAAGCGGGCAGCTCGGTACGGGGATGGCTTCTTCCCTGCCATGCAGGACCTCGCCCAGGTCGAACACCTGAAAGGCGTCATCACGGCCGAATGCACTCGACTCGGCCGCGACCCGGCCGAAGTCGAGCTCTCCGTCGGCGCGGGGTTTGCCGACCTCGACTACGTGAAACGATGTCAGGATCTGGGCGTGGCTCGAATCGGAATCGCGCCCATGGGCTTCGACATGGACTCGCTGAGCAAGGGGCTGGACGATCTGAACGACAGGATCCTCTCGAAGATCTGA
- a CDS encoding SDR family NAD(P)-dependent oxidoreductase — protein MQDEVCLITGVGPGTGSALARRFSETYRVAMVARSAERLAELEQELPGAKAFPCDVTDKGALEDTVASIREVMGKPSLLVHNAVGGAFGDVLKIDPERFELNFQINAMSLLHLIQALGPDMVEAGHGAILATGNTSAYRGRSNFAGFAPTKAAQRILLESAARHLGPKGVHVSYVAIDAVIDLSWTRQAFPDRPDEFFCKPKDIAQECYRIAHQARSAWSFDVVIRPYGENW, from the coding sequence ATGCAAGACGAAGTCTGTCTCATCACTGGAGTCGGGCCAGGCACGGGAAGCGCCCTGGCAAGAAGGTTTTCGGAAACCTACCGCGTTGCGATGGTCGCTCGGAGTGCAGAGCGGCTCGCGGAACTCGAGCAAGAACTGCCCGGAGCGAAGGCCTTTCCCTGTGACGTCACCGACAAGGGAGCGCTCGAAGACACCGTTGCGTCGATTCGCGAGGTCATGGGCAAGCCGAGTCTCCTGGTCCACAACGCAGTGGGGGGTGCTTTCGGAGATGTCCTGAAGATCGATCCGGAGCGATTCGAGCTCAACTTCCAGATCAACGCCATGTCTCTACTTCACCTGATCCAGGCGCTCGGCCCCGACATGGTCGAGGCTGGCCACGGCGCGATCTTGGCGACGGGGAACACCTCCGCTTACCGCGGACGTTCGAATTTCGCCGGGTTCGCGCCGACCAAGGCCGCACAACGAATACTCCTGGAGTCCGCGGCGCGGCACCTCGGTCCGAAGGGGGTGCATGTTTCGTACGTAGCGATCGATGCGGTCATCGATCTCTCGTGGACGCGGCAGGCGTTCCCGGATCGCCCCGACGAGTTCTTCTGCAAGCCGAAGGACATTGCGCAGGAGTGCTACCGGATCGCGCACCAGGCTCGCTCGGCTTGGTCCTTCGATGTCGTGATCCGCCCCTACGGCGAAAACTGGTGA
- a CDS encoding MFS transporter, translating to MLLVVVYVFNFVDRTILSILLEPIKAEFSLSDTQLGFLSGLAFALFYTFLGIPIARWADRGVRRSIISLAVLTWSGMTAFTGFAQSFGMLLAARIGVGVGEAGCSPPAHSLLSDYFPEKQRATALGTYALGIPIGSGIGYLAGGWLAEWFDWRTAFVIVGLPGVILAGVVQLTLREPIRGAYDAPASTDTPLAPSLGDGLRFMMSLASFRHMSMGAALHAFYGYGAGAFNPAFFVRSHELSTGEIGTWLAGIGFTGGVIGVYLGGYLSDRIAERDVRWYMWLPAISTAVYLPFAFLLYLWPTPHAALGMALPGALLGGMYLGPTFAMTQTLVRPEMRALASAILLFIINLIGLGFGPQAVGLLSDLLHPSLGVESLRYALLTTVVTFAAWSVVHYTLAARTLKDDLEAKNKTQFA from the coding sequence GTGCTGCTGGTCGTCGTGTACGTCTTCAACTTCGTCGACCGCACGATCCTGTCGATCCTACTCGAGCCCATCAAGGCCGAGTTCTCTCTAAGCGACACGCAGCTCGGCTTTCTGTCCGGCCTCGCGTTCGCGCTCTTCTACACATTCTTGGGGATCCCGATCGCACGATGGGCCGACCGCGGCGTCCGGCGTTCGATCATCTCGCTCGCCGTACTCACCTGGAGCGGCATGACCGCGTTTACGGGGTTCGCGCAGAGCTTCGGGATGCTCCTGGCGGCGCGCATCGGAGTCGGGGTCGGAGAAGCGGGCTGCAGCCCGCCAGCGCACTCTCTTCTCTCGGACTACTTCCCCGAAAAGCAGCGTGCGACAGCGCTAGGAACCTACGCGCTCGGGATTCCGATTGGCAGCGGCATTGGATACCTCGCCGGCGGATGGCTCGCAGAGTGGTTCGATTGGCGAACCGCCTTCGTGATCGTCGGACTGCCTGGAGTGATCCTCGCAGGCGTGGTCCAGCTAACCCTGCGAGAGCCCATCCGCGGCGCGTACGACGCACCGGCTTCGACGGACACTCCGCTCGCGCCCTCCCTCGGGGATGGCCTGCGCTTCATGATGTCCCTCGCCTCCTTCCGGCACATGTCAATGGGTGCGGCGCTCCACGCGTTCTATGGCTACGGCGCCGGCGCCTTCAATCCCGCATTCTTCGTAAGGTCCCATGAACTTTCTACGGGAGAAATTGGTACGTGGCTGGCGGGGATTGGTTTTACCGGTGGGGTCATCGGCGTTTATCTCGGTGGCTATCTGAGCGATCGCATCGCTGAGCGCGATGTTCGTTGGTACATGTGGCTGCCCGCGATCTCGACTGCCGTCTATCTCCCGTTCGCCTTCCTCCTCTATCTATGGCCGACACCACACGCAGCGCTCGGGATGGCGCTTCCTGGAGCGCTCCTCGGTGGAATGTACCTGGGACCTACTTTCGCAATGACGCAGACTTTGGTGCGCCCGGAGATGCGTGCCCTCGCATCAGCGATCCTCCTGTTCATCATCAACCTCATCGGGCTCGGCTTCGGGCCGCAAGCGGTCGGGCTACTGAGCGACCTGCTCCACCCCTCGCTCGGCGTCGAATCTCTGCGCTACGCGCTGCTGACGACAGTCGTGACCTTCGCCGCTTGGTCGGTCGTTCACTACACGCTCGCGGCACGAACCTTGAAGGACGACCTCGAGGCAAAGAACAAGACCCAGTTCGCGTGA
- a CDS encoding DUF3604 domain-containing protein, whose product MAALLGLIVGCSFEVNTEPWSPPPEPAKPTRLIDRAPCSTHVPERQPLFGDLHIHTAISMDANSLGTRTSPDDAYRYATGEPIPVFSGSPSDAPRTAQIDRPLDFAAVTDHAEWMAEVSLCTTPGAATYGSDGCQIYRGEEDSWLATLLGLKGFRARIGGLIGLGGRRSDVCGDGDSVCRDEIASVWKTTQDAAERWYDRTDNCSFTTFHAWEYSHSPNSTKVHRNIILRNEIVPELPISSLETPREIDLRHQLVDQCNDTDTGCEAIAIPHNPNLSNGQMFKIEYADLPLEEQRKEAALRARLEPIVEMMQIKGESECRNGMYGVVGAADELCGFEKIRDFGPQKFEDCEEGAGWGAQAAKGCQSRTDFVRYAVLEGLREGDRIGVNPYEFGFIGSTDNHMSTPGSVSEYGVPHKFGATPEALLTIGDKVRANSFWNPGGLAGVWAEENTRDSIFDALKRRETFSTSGPRIVPRFFGGWDIDPDICNAPDLAKAGYAAGVPMGARLPSGPSKNVPATFVVAAMGDVGVVGEPGTLLQRLQIVKGWVGADGLFHQEVHDVAGDANNGAGVDLETCTPTGPGARSLCGAWTDPNFDPEVDAVYYARVVENPSCRWSTRLCNSLPAGGRPDGCTSEELPRTIQERAWTSPIWYAPPEQAKESPT is encoded by the coding sequence ATGGCTGCCCTTCTGGGGCTCATCGTTGGCTGCAGCTTCGAGGTGAACACCGAGCCGTGGTCTCCGCCTCCGGAGCCGGCAAAACCGACTCGGCTCATCGACCGAGCGCCCTGCTCGACCCACGTCCCGGAGCGGCAGCCCCTTTTCGGGGATCTCCACATCCACACGGCGATCTCCATGGATGCCAACTCGCTCGGCACCCGAACTTCACCCGACGACGCATACCGATACGCGACCGGGGAACCGATCCCCGTCTTTTCAGGAAGCCCGTCCGATGCGCCTCGAACGGCGCAGATCGATCGCCCACTGGATTTCGCCGCGGTCACGGACCACGCGGAATGGATGGCCGAGGTTTCCCTCTGCACGACCCCAGGGGCGGCAACCTACGGCAGCGATGGCTGCCAGATCTATCGGGGAGAAGAGGATTCCTGGCTCGCGACACTTCTCGGTTTGAAGGGCTTCCGGGCACGGATCGGCGGACTCATCGGCCTCGGAGGACGACGCTCGGACGTCTGCGGCGACGGGGATTCCGTTTGCCGGGACGAAATCGCATCCGTCTGGAAGACGACGCAAGACGCAGCCGAACGCTGGTACGACCGCACGGACAACTGCTCGTTCACGACCTTTCACGCCTGGGAGTACAGCCACTCACCGAACTCTACGAAGGTTCATAGAAACATCATCCTTCGGAACGAGATCGTTCCTGAGTTGCCGATCTCCTCCCTCGAAACCCCACGCGAGATCGACCTTCGCCACCAACTCGTCGACCAGTGCAACGACACCGACACCGGCTGCGAGGCGATCGCGATTCCGCACAACCCAAACCTCTCCAACGGTCAGATGTTCAAGATCGAGTACGCGGACCTACCTCTGGAAGAGCAGCGCAAGGAAGCCGCATTGCGAGCCCGGCTCGAGCCGATCGTCGAGATGATGCAGATCAAGGGCGAGAGCGAGTGCCGCAACGGCATGTACGGGGTTGTCGGCGCAGCCGACGAACTCTGCGGCTTCGAAAAAATTCGCGACTTCGGTCCACAGAAGTTCGAGGACTGCGAAGAAGGTGCCGGCTGGGGTGCCCAGGCAGCCAAGGGCTGCCAATCCAGGACCGACTTCGTACGGTACGCGGTTCTCGAAGGTCTCCGGGAGGGCGACCGCATCGGGGTGAACCCGTACGAGTTCGGCTTCATCGGGAGCACGGACAACCACATGTCCACGCCCGGCTCGGTCAGCGAGTATGGCGTCCCGCACAAGTTCGGAGCCACCCCAGAGGCTCTCCTCACGATCGGCGACAAGGTCCGCGCGAACTCGTTCTGGAATCCAGGCGGGCTCGCCGGGGTGTGGGCCGAAGAGAACACGCGGGATTCGATCTTCGATGCACTGAAACGTCGCGAGACGTTCTCGACGAGTGGGCCGCGCATCGTGCCCCGTTTCTTCGGCGGTTGGGACATCGACCCCGACATCTGCAACGCCCCCGATCTCGCGAAGGCGGGGTACGCGGCCGGCGTTCCCATGGGCGCCCGCCTGCCCTCGGGCCCCTCCAAGAACGTTCCTGCTACCTTCGTAGTCGCGGCGATGGGCGATGTGGGGGTGGTGGGGGAGCCCGGGACGCTGCTTCAGCGCCTGCAGATCGTCAAAGGCTGGGTGGGCGCGGACGGGCTCTTCCATCAGGAAGTCCACGACGTGGCCGGCGATGCGAACAACGGGGCGGGGGTCGATCTCGAGACATGCACGCCGACGGGGCCCGGAGCGCGGTCGTTGTGCGGCGCGTGGACGGATCCGAATTTCGACCCGGAGGTCGACGCGGTCTATTACGCGCGCGTCGTCGAGAATCCGAGCTGCCGGTGGTCGACCCGACTGTGCAACTCCCTGCCGGCAGGGGGACGCCCCGACGGCTGCACTTCGGAGGAACTTCCGCGCACGATCCAGGAGCGCGCCTGGACGTCGCCGATCTGGTACGCGCCGCCCGAGCAGGCAAAGGAGAGCCCCACATGA
- a CDS encoding DUF1080 domain-containing protein translates to MTLVASGCSLLLTSKSHVDPATAGPDYAVQGEYVSENPPFGAQVVARGHGDFEAVLYRGGLPGAGWDRSPRIALEGEREDGRLDLTGGATLALENDSLVGTGPDGEALALIKIERESPTLRQPPPPGARVVFDGSGTEDVDGTMNNQGLLLAGAESRRSFRDFKLHLEFRTPFTPDGDGQFRGNSGVYLQDRYEVQVLDSFGLPEKDNDCGGIYQVSPPAVNMSFPPLRWQTYDIDFTAARWDAEGNKTAPARVTVRHNGVVIQDDTEIPGPTGGGAGEADTPGPIHLQDHWDPVTYRNVWVLPK, encoded by the coding sequence GTGACCTTGGTCGCGAGCGGGTGCAGTCTACTCCTCACGTCGAAGAGCCACGTCGACCCTGCAACCGCCGGGCCCGACTACGCGGTTCAGGGCGAGTACGTGAGCGAGAACCCGCCGTTCGGAGCACAAGTCGTCGCCCGAGGACACGGCGACTTCGAGGCGGTCTTGTATCGCGGTGGCCTCCCGGGAGCCGGATGGGACCGTAGTCCCCGCATCGCCCTTGAGGGCGAACGGGAAGACGGCCGGCTCGATCTCACCGGCGGCGCGACTCTTGCCCTCGAGAACGATTCGCTCGTCGGCACCGGACCGGATGGAGAAGCGCTCGCTCTGATCAAGATAGAACGTGAGAGCCCAACCCTTCGCCAACCTCCGCCGCCTGGCGCGCGCGTCGTGTTTGACGGCAGCGGGACCGAGGACGTCGACGGCACGATGAACAACCAGGGGCTCCTACTCGCGGGGGCAGAAAGCAGAAGGAGCTTTCGCGACTTCAAGCTTCATCTGGAGTTCCGCACACCCTTCACGCCCGACGGCGATGGCCAGTTCCGCGGCAACAGCGGCGTCTACCTGCAGGACCGATACGAGGTGCAAGTCCTCGACTCGTTCGGTCTCCCTGAGAAGGACAACGACTGCGGCGGAATCTACCAGGTGAGCCCGCCAGCCGTGAACATGTCGTTCCCGCCTCTGCGCTGGCAGACGTACGACATCGATTTCACCGCAGCCCGGTGGGATGCCGAGGGCAACAAAACCGCCCCGGCGCGCGTCACCGTGCGGCACAACGGCGTCGTGATCCAGGACGACACGGAGATACCCGGCCCGACCGGCGGCGGCGCAGGAGAAGCCGACACGCCTGGCCCGATTCACCTCCAGGACCACTGGGATCCGGTCACGTACCGCAACGTATGGGTCCTTCCCAAGTAG
- a CDS encoding DUF6351 family protein, with protein sequence MKRLLPLTALSLALVAASGCGDDSTSGSGTSTAPPAPPTAPQGLNLAVVTQRADMISGGDVLLAFDLPEGADTSEVEVQANGTTVEPSFRSLRDGSQGVLVEGLPEGNNVLQLSVGETHQQLSVTNYPVTGPIFSGHHLPLPVCSTDAHGLGPAVDANCSAPTQIRYRYYDADGESHVLNDPSSLPSDVMLVDGTDLPFVVREEVGTINRAIYWITVLDPSPGESDWDASHWNGRLVYQFGGGCGTTYTQGFRLQGAPSPSALASGYAFATATFNTMQVMCNDVLSAETVLMVKERFTERYGVPELTIGHGGSGGAIQQYLIGQNYPGLLDALSPTVPFADVLTTALGVLDCSLLLNFYEAAGADWTVEQQTAVNGHLTAGTCGFWDLTFTPGIRATEGCAIGVAGALPGIPALPPIDPGLLYDPIENPDGLRCTVQDTNINVVGVDPETGLARRAWDNIGVQYGLAALNDGMISVDQFLDLNETIGGYDEDGFIHEIRTAATEETVRLAYETGRVVTGQSNLREIPIITTDIWTDDQADIHDRVRAFGLRERLRLDDGSNAPGFMIWTTDPAGAALIDSFAGGANAGVSPVGVLDDWLTAMQGTDRTDFVTHLESTRPEAAIDNCITADGDHFSGLDIYENPGPCTDPYPISAGPRMVSGGPVSEHVLKCSRMSVSDATTAGIYAVEFTDAQRARLEAVFPDGVCDYNVPGIGEAPLQGTWLRY encoded by the coding sequence ATGAAACGACTGCTCCCACTCACCGCCCTATCCCTCGCCCTCGTGGCCGCCTCCGGCTGTGGCGACGATTCGACGTCCGGCTCCGGCACGAGCACCGCACCCCCCGCACCTCCGACGGCGCCCCAGGGTCTGAATCTGGCCGTCGTCACACAACGGGCAGACATGATCAGCGGCGGCGACGTCCTCCTCGCCTTCGACCTCCCCGAAGGGGCGGATACCTCCGAAGTCGAGGTGCAGGCAAACGGAACGACGGTGGAACCTTCCTTCCGCTCTCTGCGAGATGGTAGCCAGGGCGTGCTGGTCGAGGGCCTCCCCGAGGGAAACAATGTCTTGCAATTGAGCGTCGGCGAAACGCACCAGCAACTTTCGGTGACGAACTATCCGGTCACGGGGCCGATCTTTTCGGGGCATCACCTACCCCTCCCAGTCTGCTCCACCGATGCCCACGGGCTGGGCCCGGCGGTCGACGCGAACTGCTCCGCCCCCACGCAAATTCGGTATCGCTACTACGACGCAGACGGGGAGTCGCATGTGCTCAACGACCCGAGTTCGCTTCCGTCGGACGTCATGCTCGTCGACGGCACAGACCTGCCCTTCGTCGTGCGCGAAGAAGTCGGGACGATCAACCGAGCGATCTACTGGATCACCGTCCTCGACCCGTCGCCAGGCGAATCCGATTGGGACGCATCACATTGGAACGGGCGACTCGTGTACCAATTCGGCGGCGGCTGCGGCACGACGTACACCCAGGGCTTCCGCTTACAGGGGGCCCCGAGCCCAAGCGCTCTCGCGAGCGGCTACGCGTTCGCCACCGCGACGTTCAACACGATGCAGGTCATGTGTAACGACGTCCTGTCTGCTGAGACCGTTCTGATGGTGAAGGAGCGCTTCACCGAACGCTACGGCGTCCCCGAGCTCACGATCGGCCACGGCGGGTCCGGCGGCGCGATCCAGCAGTACTTGATCGGCCAGAACTATCCGGGGCTTCTCGACGCGCTCTCCCCCACCGTTCCGTTCGCCGACGTCCTGACGACGGCGCTGGGCGTGCTCGACTGCAGCCTTCTCCTCAACTTCTACGAGGCCGCCGGCGCCGACTGGACCGTAGAACAGCAAACTGCTGTGAACGGCCACCTGACCGCCGGGACCTGCGGCTTCTGGGACCTCACGTTCACACCCGGCATCCGCGCGACCGAAGGGTGTGCCATCGGAGTCGCCGGCGCGCTCCCGGGGATTCCCGCGCTGCCCCCGATCGATCCGGGCCTGCTCTACGACCCGATCGAGAACCCGGACGGCCTGCGCTGCACCGTGCAAGACACCAACATCAACGTGGTCGGCGTCGATCCCGAGACCGGCCTCGCTCGCCGTGCCTGGGACAATATCGGAGTGCAGTACGGACTGGCCGCACTGAACGACGGCATGATCTCCGTCGATCAGTTCCTCGACTTGAACGAGACCATCGGCGGTTACGACGAGGACGGCTTCATTCATGAGATCCGCACCGCTGCCACCGAAGAGACGGTTCGCCTCGCGTACGAAACCGGCCGCGTCGTGACGGGGCAGAGCAACCTGCGCGAGATCCCGATTATCACGACCGACATCTGGACCGACGATCAAGCCGACATCCACGATCGCGTGCGCGCCTTCGGCCTCCGCGAACGACTGCGACTGGACGACGGATCCAACGCCCCCGGCTTCATGATCTGGACGACGGACCCCGCAGGCGCGGCGCTGATCGACAGCTTCGCCGGAGGTGCCAATGCCGGCGTCAGTCCCGTCGGCGTCCTCGACGACTGGCTCACCGCGATGCAAGGTACCGACCGAACCGATTTCGTCACGCACCTCGAGAGCACCCGCCCCGAAGCCGCGATCGACAACTGCATCACGGCGGACGGCGACCACTTCTCCGGTCTCGATATCTACGAGAACCCGGGCCCGTGCACCGATCCGTATCCGATCAGTGCCGGGCCTCGAATGGTCTCAGGCGGGCCCGTCTCCGAGCACGTCTTGAAGTGCAGCCGCATGTCGGTGTCCGACGCCACCACCGCCGGCATTTACGCGGTCGAGTTCACCGACGCCCAGCGTGCGCGCCTGGAGGCCGTCTTCCCGGACGGCGTCTGCGACTACAACGTTCCGGGCATCGGCGAAGCGCCGCTCCAAGGGACGTGGCTGCGCTACTGA
- a CDS encoding TlpA disulfide reductase family protein translates to MPGWQSLHDELGPDFTVLGVVLDTSADAIRPYVEKSGASFPILVDPEHHVGHLFGIINIPTVVWIDETGTIVRPPRIEYGTNLWQELTGADCAPHMDALRAWVRTGEVGMTSEEACAGQVPPTFDEQLARAEFALAWHLHSRGDQRAAEPHFARAEELAPHDWTIRRGSMPIRGEDPMGERFFELYQEHQAAGRPSYPEFAAARRKD, encoded by the coding sequence CTGCCAGGCTGGCAGTCACTCCATGACGAACTCGGTCCCGACTTCACGGTACTGGGGGTGGTACTCGATACATCGGCGGACGCGATTCGGCCGTACGTCGAGAAATCGGGTGCGAGCTTTCCGATTCTGGTCGACCCGGAGCATCACGTCGGTCACCTCTTTGGAATCATCAACATCCCGACGGTCGTCTGGATCGACGAGACTGGAACGATCGTTCGGCCGCCGCGGATCGAGTACGGGACGAATCTCTGGCAGGAACTGACCGGCGCGGACTGCGCGCCGCACATGGACGCTTTGCGGGCGTGGGTACGCACGGGCGAGGTTGGCATGACCAGCGAAGAGGCTTGTGCCGGTCAGGTGCCCCCGACATTTGATGAGCAACTCGCGCGCGCAGAGTTCGCCTTGGCATGGCATCTACATTCGCGAGGAGACCAGCGCGCCGCCGAGCCGCACTTCGCTCGCGCCGAGGAGTTGGCACCGCACGATTGGACCATCCGCCGTGGATCGATGCCGATTCGTGGCGAGGATCCAATGGGAGAGCGCTTCTTCGAGCTCTATCAGGAGCATCAGGCCGCGGGACGGCCGAGCTATCCGGAATTTGCCGCAGCCCGCCGAAAGGACTGA